In Rosa rugosa chromosome 4, drRosRugo1.1, whole genome shotgun sequence, the genomic stretch CATAGAATGGATTAGATTTACGTCTCCTTAACAAATGCCTCACCACATATTCAAGGATCAGACATAAAATTCGCCAAGTACACCTCAAAGAAGCCAAACATAACAAACAGTAACTTACAGATCAATGAAATCCACTGTCACGCCAAATGCCTTTGCCATTGCTTCAATAGTGACACTCTTGTAGGACTCCAAAAATTGAGAATAAACAACGGTTCTGATTTCCCTCATGTAATACCGGAAGTGTGGATGCAAATAACGATCCAGCTTTATCTGCTCTGTCAGACCAGCtgcaaaagaacaaagatagaAAATGACAACTCCAAATAAATTCAAAAAGAAAAGTGACCGGTAACTAGGTATTTAATCTGTCAATGAACTATTACTTACCAAATGCTGCGAAGAATGACTTGTACTGACAATCATACAGAGAGTTCAAAAACTCAGACAAGTACGGGATTTTCCCAATCACCGTTAGTATCTCTGGAGCATCCACCACCTGTGAAATATTGGTTCAAATTGTAAAATTCACAAATGCATGCCTATTACCTAATGAATTAATAGGAACATATACACCAAGAATGTAAAATCACAAACACTTGGTAACAAACAGTATACCTTCTGTTTTAAAGAAACTCTGTCCAAAGATATAATGCTTGTCAGGACGgtataaaatatgaagatgtCATAGGGAAATATTTCGTAAGTGGTGAAGGTAGAAATGGAATCCAGGAACAAATCGGCTGCCTTCTTAAAATTTCGAGTGGACATGCAGTACAAGCCTTCATATACCTTCAAGCGATTCTTCCTTTCCCAATCACCTCCCTCTTCAAATAAACTGTCAACATAACAGAATGGTTAAAAATAAACTCAAACtacaaaattttgaaatgaggAAATTAAGTATGCAGTTGAGAGACTGGCCCAGGCCACAACTTACTTTTTCGCTTTCTCAATGCTCTTAGAAATGAGGTCAAAATCCATGTAAAAGAAACCAAGCTGCAGCGTATAGAACACCAAGTCCATCTTTTGCCCTACTGCAACTGTCTTGCTTTCTGTTACCTTGAGTTGTTCCAGCGCTTTTTCCTAGGGCCATAGGGAAAGAAATTAACATTATCAAATGAGTCACATAAAGCAAATATGATTTCTAGGACAAACAATTTCAAATATATCTACCTTGTCACCTATACGGATGAAGAACAGGGACTTGGCCAAATGAGCTTCTCTGACTTCACTTTCTCCCAGGTTTTCTTCAGCATCGGCAATCCTAAACAAATGCAACCAGATAAGTCACATGGATGTAAATGAGATATTAGATAAATATGTGAATCCAAATAAAATGCATATAGGAGGAATATATACTATGCTGTTCAATGGAATCACAAAATATCTCTTGCTTTTATGTATATACCCAAAACACATAAAGGGACCAGAGAGCAAACCAAGCAAGGGCTTTTGCTCAATGAAAAAACCAAGTATTGATCATCTCCTACGCAATAAGAGAGGAATGCCGTAACCAAGTAGGATAAGTGGTCAGTTATCAACAGAAAATACTGGGATGAAGAAACAATTAGAACTTGAAGTCATAAGATTAAACCTCAAATtgaaaaattttaaattttcaagGACATATGTTCATAATTTATAAGTATTATGGCAAAGTGTCTAAGCAGAAAAATTCTAATAATATTAAATATGCACATAGATGTAAACCAATGGCTTGATAAGACCCCAGTAAAAGTTGGCCTATAATCATATGGAAAAGTGAGGACAAATGAGATTTAGCTATGACCATTGCAAGAAAGTAGGTAGAACTAAAAGATTTAGTTTAGAAAAGATTTACCAAAATGATATAATCatattaacatatttttactaAGAATGCTTTAATTCCAGTCTGATGCATTCATGCAACTGACTTCAAATAGAAAGTCAATCCTACAAATATGTGTTTAAAGTACTTCTATTTCTGATAGTATAAGTTGGAAACCTGATCATACCTATAACTACCAAACCATCCCAGTCAAACAGAACTTTATTTCTCAAGTAAACAAAATCATGACCAGCCACTAAACTAGTTTGTATAACCTGTACTTACAAACCCGATATCTAGGGAACTGTAAACTAAAAACAGCTTTGTTCTTCACTTAGAAACAGACCCAGTTCTTAAGTAAATAATTTCAAGTATACTTGATACCCAAATCAATACTGATGTATACATATTTAACAAGATAACCAACTAACCATCACTGTTGTAGAACCGGACTACATAAACATACGAGTACATTTTGAGGAAGCTATCCACACAAATTTCTAGTTGTTCAGCAACACCACCGTCTGCTAATGACACATCTTACCAAAGTATTCAATTAATTGTGAAACCACCAATAGTTGCATTAGGAGCAAGGACACGAAATCACCACTCTTCTAAAGCGTTAATTCTAAACACTCTATAATCAATAATGAAATTCACTAAAGCATACACAAAAAAGAGGAGAATAGTCTTAACTCATATCTCAGAATtctataaaattcaaaatacaaACTCACTTTTCATCAAGCTTCTTGAGCTCCTCCTGGATCTTGGCCTTCATGGAGTCCAGAACGCCCTGGTCCATCTCCAGCACCGATTCCGAAACTAGGGTTTCATACAAAGGCGCCATATCTACAACACACAAAAAACCCGAACCACAATCCAGTCACGCAAACCATAAATTGAGCAATGTAAAAACCAAAAAGCCAGTAAAAATCGGTGAAAAATTCATCCGATTCGATTTACCATCGGCTTTGACGGTGGCGaaaacctcctcccggagccgGACCTTCTCGATGTCTTGAACGTCCGGGTGCGACAGAAGGAAGAGCTTGTTCGCTAGCTGCAGATGAGGTTGCTGAGTCTCTTCTTGACCT encodes the following:
- the LOC133706442 gene encoding 26S proteasome non-ATPase regulatory subunit 6 homolog; the encoded protein is MEGQEETQQPHLQLANKLFLLSHPDVQDIEKVRLREEVFATVKADDMAPLYETLVSESVLEMDQGVLDSMKAKIQEELKKLDEKIADAEENLGESEVREAHLAKSLFFIRIGDKEKALEQLKVTESKTVAVGQKMDLVFYTLQLGFFYMDFDLISKSIEKAKNLFEEGGDWERKNRLKVYEGLYCMSTRNFKKAADLFLDSISTFTTYEIFPYDIFIFYTVLTSIISLDRVSLKQKVVDAPEILTVIGKIPYLSEFLNSLYDCQYKSFFAAFAGLTEQIKLDRYLHPHFRYYMREIRTVVYSQFLESYKSVTIEAMAKAFGVTVDFIDLELSRFIAAGKLHCKIDKVSGVLETNRPDAKNSLYQATIKQGDFLLNRIQKLSRVIDL